In Nicotiana tabacum cultivar K326 chromosome 19, ASM71507v2, whole genome shotgun sequence, one DNA window encodes the following:
- the LOC142173552 gene encoding uncharacterized protein LOC142173552: MYGGKPNMRVISDRNESILKATSIVYTCIPHYAFMWHIWTNIKSKFKKGHLKLSELYFATTRSYTLDEFNERVSKIEEIDTRVKAYLYDIGYHIWSRVHATVNKTWMMISNIAESLNAVTKDTRELPIVKLLEYMMTLLERWTNEKLLKAKVTFTYLRKKIQQRVGGQHDIIAEDESKLYPERALIDHIHTVIDDMKRFIVCLQNKRCSYGQFQLDELPCAHALAALRHKNESYENYCSPYYTRESLFHTYEIPVDPLPDESKWNVPQHIAEKVVMPPIGKRQSGRPKK; encoded by the exons atgtatGGTGGAAAACCAAATATGCGTGTTATTTCGGATCGGAATGAGAGTATCTTGAAGGCAACATCTATTGTTTATACTTGCATACCACATTATGCTTTcatgtggcatatttggacaaatataaagtcaaagtTCAAGAAGGGTCATCTAAAGTTAAGCGAATTGTACTTTGCCACGACACGATCATACACacttgatgaatttaatgaaagagtgtcaaagattgaagagatCGATACGCGTGTTAAAGCATACCTATACGATATTGGCTATCACATATGGTCTCGGGTACATGCTACGGTGAACAAAACGTGGATGATGATATCAAATATTGCAGAGTCATTAAATGCGGTAACAAAAGATACAAGAGAGCTGCCCATAGTTAAACTATTAGAGTACATGATGACTCTTCTTGAACGTTGGACTAATGAAAAGTTATTGAAAGCAAAAGTTACATTCACATACCttagaaaaaaaatacaacaaagagttgGAGGACAACATGACATTATCGCGGAAGATGAGAGTAAGCTATATCCA GAGAGGGCTTTAATAGATCACATCCATACCGTGATAGATGATATGAAGCGCTTTATTGTTTGTCTTCAAAACAAGAGATGTAGTTATGGACAATTCCAGCTTGATGAACTTCCTTGTGCACATGCTTTGGCGGCTTTGAGGCACAAGAATGAGTCTTATGAAAATTATTGTTCTCCTTATTACACGAGGGAGAGCCTTTTTCATACTTATGAAATACCAGTAGACCCGCTGCCTGACGAAAGCAAATGGAATGTGCCACAACATATAGCTGAAAAAGTTGTAATGCCACCTATTGGGAAAAGACAGTCAGGAAGACCTAAAAAATAA